In Streptomyces sp. TLI_146, the genomic stretch CAACTGGCTGGGCCGGCGTACCCCGCTGCACGCGACCGCGAGCGGCAAGGCGCTGCTCGCCCACCTCCCCGAGGAGCGCCGCGAGGCACTGCTGGGCCAGGGGCTGGCGCGCTTCACCGCGCACACCCTCACGGATCCGGCCGTGCTCCGCGCCGAGTTGGCGGGAGTGGTCGAGCGGGGGTACGCGCAGACGGCAGAGGAGCTGGAGGACGGGCTGAACGCCCTGGGGGCGGTGGTGCGCGGCCACGACGGCGCGGTGATCGGCGCGATCGGCGTCTCGGGCCCTGCGTACCGGATGCCGAGGGAGTCACTCCCGGAGGTCGCCGAGCACGTCCTGGAGGCTGCCCAGGACCTCTCGCGCCGCATGGGGCATCCCGGGCAACACGAGCGCTGATGTCACGTCACATCCCTTTCCGGCCAGGTGAATTCATGGCCGGGACGCTCTCGGCCGACGTCCGGTCCGACCCTCTTGACGCTCTCCTGGGCCGTCCCCACCATGTCTCACATCGCGCAACCGGGAGTGCTCTGCGCAACAGGAGGGTGAGGCCGTGTCTCACGAGATCCGCACCGCCCCCGCACCCGACCCCGCCCACGCGCGCGTCGTCGTCATCGGCGCCGGAATCGTGGGCTGTGCGCTCGCCGACGAGCTCACCGCGCGCGGCTGGTCGCACGTCACCGTGGTGGAGCAGGGGCCGCTGCCCGCGCCGGGCGGATCCAGCTCGCACGCGCCCGGTCTGGTCTTCCAGACCAATGCCTCCAGGACGATGACGGCGTTCGCGGCGTACACGGTGGACACGCTGCGAGGGCTGAGCGTGGACGGTGAGCCCTGTTTCCGGGCCGTCGGCGGCCTTGAGGTGGCCACCACCCCGGAGCGCTGGGCCGATCTGCACCGCAAGGTGGGCCTCGCGGCCGCCTGGGGCGTACGGGGCGAGTTGCTCAGCGCACACCGGTGCAGGGCGCTGTGGCCGCCGCTCGACGGGGAGAAGGTCCTCGGCGGCTTCCACACCCCCGACGACGGGCTCGCCGACGCGGTGCTCGCCTCCCGGGCACTGCAGGCCCGCGCCCAGGGCCGGGGCGCCCGCTTCCTGGCGCGGCACACGGTCACGGACATCGAGCGGCAGGACGGCCGCGTCACCGCCGTCGTCACCGACCGGGGCCGCTTCCCGGCCGACGCGGTGGTCTCGGCGGCCGGGTTCTGGGGCCCGGTGATCGGACGGATGGCCGGGGTGAGCGTGCCGCTGCTGCCGCTCGCCCACCAGTACGCGACGACCGCCCCGCTGGCCGGGCTCACCGCACGGGCGGCGGCCGCCCTGCCGATCCTGCGCCACCAGGACCGCGACCTGTACGTCCGGGCGCACACCGACGCGGACGGGGCACGCCTCGGCATCGGCTCGTACGCGCACCGGCCGCTGCCGGTGGACCCGTTCGCGGTCCCGGCGTACGACGACGCGCCCGTGATGCCCTCCTCGCTCGCCTTCACCCCGGAGGACTTCGCGCCGAGCTGGGCGGACGCCACGGAGCTGCTGCCCGAGCTCGCGCACAGCTCGGTCGCGCACGGCTTCAACGGCGTCTTCTCCTTCACGCCCGACGGTATGCCGCTGCTCGGCGAGTCCCGGGAGCTGCGCGGGTTCTGGCTGGCGGAGGCGGTGTGGGTGACGCACTCGGCGGGGGCGGCCAGGGCGGTCGCCGAGTGGATGACGGACGGCCGCCCCTCGCTCGACGTGCACGCCTGCGACGTCCGGCGCTTCGAGAACGTGCAGCTCACGCCCCTGTACATAGA encodes the following:
- a CDS encoding FAD-dependent oxidoreductase, with translation MSHEIRTAPAPDPAHARVVVIGAGIVGCALADELTARGWSHVTVVEQGPLPAPGGSSSHAPGLVFQTNASRTMTAFAAYTVDTLRGLSVDGEPCFRAVGGLEVATTPERWADLHRKVGLAAAWGVRGELLSAHRCRALWPPLDGEKVLGGFHTPDDGLADAVLASRALQARAQGRGARFLARHTVTDIERQDGRVTAVVTDRGRFPADAVVSAAGFWGPVIGRMAGVSVPLLPLAHQYATTAPLAGLTARAAAALPILRHQDRDLYVRAHTDADGARLGIGSYAHRPLPVDPFAVPAYDDAPVMPSSLAFTPEDFAPSWADATELLPELAHSSVAHGFNGVFSFTPDGMPLLGESRELRGFWLAEAVWVTHSAGAARAVAEWMTDGRPSLDVHACDVRRFENVQLTPLYIEERSAQSFVEVYDVVHPLQPMERPRPLRTSPFHVRQRELGAYFLEGGGWERPQWYEANAPLVDGLHIPVRDAWSARYWSPIAAAEAKATRERVALYDMTPLRRLEVTGRGALAFLQRMTTNQLEKKPGSVTYTLLLDGAGGIRSDLTVARLAPDRFQVGANSPADLDWLLAHAPDSVTVRDITSGTCCVGVWGPLARALVQPLTRDDFSHTAFGYFRAKETVVGNVPVTALRLSYVGELGWELYTSADLGLRLWDTLWEAGQRLDVVAAGRSAFESLRLEKGYRAWGRDMTAEHTPYEAGLGFAVRPGKGEFMGRDALGDPAAVTRRLTCLTLDSRSAVVLGSEPVLVDGVPAGHVTSAAYGYTIGRCVAYAWLPVLAPGTAVHVEYFGEKVPATVAEEPLFDPRMAHLLR